The Nitrospirota bacterium genome contains a region encoding:
- a CDS encoding UDP-glucuronic acid decarboxylase family protein: MRDLVAKRVLVTGGAGFIGSHLCARLLADGAEVLCADNFYTGRRANVAHLLDNPRFELVRHDVCFPLYVEVDEIYNLACPASPIHYQHDPVQTTKTSVHGMINMLGLAKRVKAKILQASTSEVYGDPDIHPQTEGYWGRVNPIGLRACYDEGKRCAETLCFDYYRQHRLRIKVARIFNTYGPRMHPHDGRVVSNFIMQVLEGRDVTVYGNGSQSRSFCYVDDLVEGLIRLMASPDDVVGPINLGNPNEFTMLQLAERVIALTGAKAKIVFQPLPADDPKQRCPDISVAKHMLGWEPTVGLDAGLRQTIAYFTELLKAGGR, encoded by the coding sequence ATGCGTGATTTGGTCGCCAAACGAGTGTTGGTAACAGGCGGGGCGGGCTTCATCGGCTCGCACTTGTGCGCGCGGTTGCTGGCCGACGGCGCCGAGGTGTTGTGCGCGGACAACTTCTATACCGGCCGCCGCGCGAACGTTGCGCACTTGCTCGACAACCCGCGATTCGAACTCGTCCGCCACGACGTTTGCTTCCCGCTCTACGTCGAGGTGGACGAGATCTACAACCTGGCGTGTCCGGCGTCACCGATCCACTATCAGCACGACCCGGTGCAGACCACCAAGACCTCGGTCCACGGCATGATCAATATGCTCGGCCTGGCCAAGCGCGTGAAGGCCAAGATTCTCCAGGCGTCCACGTCCGAGGTCTACGGCGACCCTGATATCCATCCGCAGACCGAGGGTTACTGGGGGCGCGTGAACCCGATCGGGCTGCGGGCGTGTTACGACGAGGGCAAGCGGTGCGCCGAGACATTGTGCTTCGACTACTATCGCCAGCACCGGCTGCGGATCAAAGTGGCCAGAATCTTCAATACCTATGGTCCCAGGATGCATCCTCACGACGGGCGCGTGGTGTCCAATTTCATCATGCAGGTGCTGGAAGGACGTGACGTGACGGTCTACGGGAACGGGAGCCAATCACGGAGCTTCTGCTACGTGGACGACCTCGTCGAAGGACTGATCCGCCTGATGGCGAGCCCCGATGACGTCGTCGGTCCGATCAATCTCGGGAATCCGAACGAATTCACCATGCTGCAACTCGCGGAGCGGGTGATCGCGCTCACGGGCGCAAAGGCTAAGATCGTGTTCCAGCCCCTGCCTGCCGACGATCCCAAGCAGCGGTGCCCGGATATCTCCGTGGCCAAGCACATGTTGGGGTGGGAGCCGACTGTGGGACTCGATGCGGGACTTCGCCAAACCATTGCCTACTTCACAGAACTGCTGAAGGCGGGTGGTCGGTGA